The Prochlorococcus marinus str. MIT 9301 genome window below encodes:
- a CDS encoding DUF3764 family protein: protein MTIETTVFTFKLSNTFEEWVKMFDSPEIDEFHKTVGLTPLYRGKSLIDPKEVIVIHQAEEGVAKHVFSDPETIKNIESGGHIYSTTKITSWVSD from the coding sequence ATGACTATTGAAACTACTGTTTTCACCTTTAAACTTTCAAATACATTTGAGGAGTGGGTAAAAATGTTTGATAGTCCAGAGATAGATGAATTTCATAAAACGGTAGGACTTACTCCTCTATATCGTGGCAAAAGTTTAATTGATCCAAAAGAAGTTATTGTTATTCATCAAGCTGAAGAAGGTGTGGCTAAGCATGTTTTTTCAGATCCTGAAACCATTAAGAATATAGAATCTGGAGGACATATTTATAGCACAACGAAAATCACAAGTTGGGTTTCTGATTAG
- the aroQ gene encoding type II 3-dehydroquinate dehydratase, with product MNILLINGPNLNLLGTREPEIYGNKTLSDIEKDLTKVAKEKSINLECFQSNHEGEIVDKIQESVKSIQGILINAGAFTHTSISIRDALIGSKIPFVELHISNIFSREDFRKESFLTDKAIGIISGFGISSYSLALEGIIGYLSIKD from the coding sequence ATGAATATTTTATTGATAAATGGACCAAATCTTAATCTTTTGGGCACTAGAGAACCTGAAATATATGGTAATAAAACATTGAGTGATATAGAAAAAGATTTAACTAAAGTTGCTAAAGAAAAAAGTATTAATCTTGAATGTTTTCAAAGTAATCACGAAGGAGAAATAGTAGATAAAATTCAGGAGTCTGTAAAAAGTATCCAAGGTATTCTTATAAATGCTGGTGCTTTTACTCATACCTCGATTTCTATTCGTGATGCTTTAATTGGATCGAAAATTCCTTTTGTAGAGTTACATATTTCAAATATTTTCAGTAGAGAAGATTTTCGTAAAGAATCTTTTCTTACAGATAAAGCTATAGGAATTATTAGTGGATTCGGCATATCAAGTTATTCCTTAGCTCTTGAAGGAATTATTGGATATTTGAGTATTAAAGATTAA